In the Arachis stenosperma cultivar V10309 chromosome 8, arast.V10309.gnm1.PFL2, whole genome shotgun sequence genome, TGCTAGCactcctcttttcaaaaaatactgttatttaaatgttttttttcccttcatttataaaaaaatatgtatatatttgtCATATCTAAATAACTAAGTACTTCTAAAACACAATATTTTTCTTCATAATACTTTCCTTTGTATCTTTTCAGGGGACAAACAATGTTAAAGCCATAGTCTTGGATCAGAAAAAGGAGATGCCCGAGTCCAGGCAGTTGAGGATAGAAGGATTGTCAAAATTGAGGGATCTTAAATTGCTTATATTATACCATAAGAACTTTTTAGGAAGCCTTGATTTTCTTTCCCCTAATCTACAGTATCTTGCTTGGCATGGCTATCCTTTCGCTTCTTTGCCATCGTTTCAACCTTATAGTAGGCTTGTTGAACTGAACCTACCTTATAGCAACGTCAAACGACTCTGGGAAGGCAACAAGGTAGTTATGACTTTTTCATCTGATTTAGTGTTTGGTTTAAGGAAACAATTTGATTATTAATGATCCCAATTCTTTCTCCTAAAATATTGTCCTGCAAAAAGTCAACCTCTAGttataagttttattttgtttaaaaaaaaaaaaagaaaagaaaaggcaGTAAAGTACCCTATTGAATATGTTTAAAAAATGTGGGTCTGCTTTTGAAGTTTTTGGAATTTAGAAGAATCTTTTTTTAGTCTTATGATATTATTATAGGaaacataaatattaaaatcaaatcaatcGATACTAGAAAAGATCTTATTATGcttaaaatgttttaaaaagtcaaaaaatttaatacaaatattTGTTCTTTTGAATAATCATTTGCATGGTAGGTGtggaaaataattaattttacttaTATATGTTTATGTAAAATATGTTTACAATGATCATGTGTGAAAATTATATAAACTTGTTGTTATAGCAAGCAAACATGTATTGATATTGATATATATTATCCTTCTAAGAATATCCCACACTTGGAAAAGATGGACTTGAGCTACTCAAAGGACCTCATAGAGACACCAAATTTTGAATGGAACCCAAACCTTAAGCGACTAGATTTTACAGGATGCACAAACTTGACGCATGTCCATCCCTCAATTGGACTTCTTAAGCAGCTTGGATACTTGAGTTTGCAAAACTGTAGCAGTTTGTTGAACCTCAATCTTGGCAATGATTGTAATTTAAGTTCTCTGAGAGTTCTACGCCTTTCTGGCTGCACGAAACTTGGGAAGACCCCAGATTTCACAGGGCTTTCGAATCTTGAGTACCTCGATCTTGGATATTGTACAAATTTATCCACAGTTCCTGAATCTATTGGTGCTCTTGCAATGTTGAAGTTCTTGAGTTTGAGGAGCTGCACAAATATTGTTGATATCCCCAATGAAGTGAACAATATGATATCTCTTCAGACTCTAGATTTAAGAGATTGTAAACTACTGATGTCTCCCCTTGGACAGATTTCTATGCCTTCCTCTTATCTAGGATGTTTGATATCTCTGGACCTTGCCTATTGCAAATTAATAGAAACTATTCCTGATTCTATTGGTGATATGAGTTGTTTAGAAAGATTACACTTGGGTGGAACTGCCTTAACACGTCTACCTGGTACCATCAAGAAGCTTTCGAGGCTGGCATACTTGAATTTGGCATGTTGCCGTTATCTTCAAGGATTACATGAGCTCCCATTTGATAGTGCACCATCAGGGGGACGGTATTTTCAAACGGTATCTGCATCTCGTAACCATAGGTCAGGTTTGTATATTGTAGCGGACTACGGTTATAGGATGAAATTCTTTGATTGCATGCTGGCTGCGTTCTCATGGTTTGCAAGACTTATTGAGGTGCGTACTCACATCCATGCTTTCCATATCACTCTCCCTGTTTGCATTTTCTCTTACACATCTAAGTTTCCTTCTGTTTTATTTGGAAGCAGCAACCTTGTCATTTCCGATGTGGGTTTGACATCGTTATTCCTGGAAATAAGAGTGGTAGAATTCTAGGATGGTATTTCAATCATCAGTTTAAAGCTGGGTCAGCTGTAAGGGTAGTGGATTACGATGATGCAGATGACAACTGGCTTGGCTTTTCATTTTGTGTTACATCTCAGCATGTTCTATATGATTGTGATCCACATGGACGGCTGCTGCGTCATTTGTATCTTTCTTTTGAAAGTGAGCACACGGAAGAATATTTTGATTTGCCTTCTGCAGCCGAAGGCGGTTGGTATTCTGGGGTAACACATGCTTGGATAATCTATATCTCTCGGGTGCATTGCCATTTTGTGAAAACTGGAGCCCGTATAAGATTTAAAGCCTGCAAGGGATTGAAGTTGCAGAAATGGGGGTTTCGCATGGTGTTCAAACAAGATATAGAGGAACTGAAGAGGAGGTTAAAAAGTAAGGATATTAAAAAGCACAGTCCTATCTTTGATTCTTCCAGATTGGTCATTGAGACTGAGTATGTTGATGAAGACCCAAGTAGCAGTTCGGAGTCCAAGATCATGCTTCCTTATAATTGGTTGGTTACCGACGAAGAAGAAAATGAGAAGATGGAGGCAAAGGCCAAAGAAGACGATCTCTCTAATTTGGGCCTTATATAGATACTACACAGAGGCACTCTTAAAAATATACATCATCTTCTTCCCCAAGGTAATTATTCCTTCaattatttgaattttgttcTTTTTCTACCAAAGCTTTGCTCAGATGGAGAGATAAAATAGGATCTGCCATTGCAGATTGCTTAGCTTGCTGCTTCCGTCTTCTGATCTGCCTAATTATCACAAGGAGTTGAGATCTCTGTCTTCTGCATGACCTGTGGTTATTGTATATACATGGCTTCTGATGTATTGTTTGATTTGGGCTGATATTCTGTCCTTCCATTTCTTCATATTTGTGTTACGTTTGGCAGCTAAGATCTTGTAGCCCTTTTTACTGAATTGAAAGTATATTCAGAAAAACAATGCCTTGGCAAAAGCAGTAGAGGTCTATAATGTATTGTAACAttttgataatatatatatacaaatacacTGCACACACATTGTTGAATAATGAATAGTACCCGCAGTGCAACCAATGTCCTCATTAAGTTCAATGCTCTAACTACAAATAATGATACAGTAGTTAATAAGTTTACAGGCCCATTTACGACAATAACTTCTTCATCTCATTAGTTCATCGCATCATCAACTTTAATTACTCTATTACATTATTTCCCAGCCATTGGAAAGATCAGTCAAACAGTGTTGCGTAGATGCAAAGAAATTCTAAATTAACCGTAGTTCTTTCTCTTCCAATTGGGAGATTTGTCGTTCTGTGAGTTGCTACTCGTTACCTACGAATTTTGGCGCTGACGATACCTTGCAATTTGCAAAATCTCTTCAATGCTCTAGTGAACAAGAGTTTCTAATAAGCTAagagtaaaaaagaaaaataaaataaaataaaataaaaaaactacgATAAATAGATGCATAAATTATTCACTAAATCAATTTCTGATATAGCATAATACACATTAAAAACGTGTGAAGtgatatacatatatacatagttGGAAGTTGAGCTTTTTTGCGGCTATTTGTTGGGCTTTTGGAGGGCACGAgacaaaagaaatttttgaaggGAGGAAGGATCAATTTCAGAGCATATAGCAAGGAAGCTCACCATGGAGATGAATAGCTGATTAGGATATCAGCGGTGCTGTTTTTTCCTTTTCCTACGAgttctttagtttttctttatTTGGTTTAGACATTAGAGCAATAGTATATATTGTTTATGGGAGAACTccttttttgtttatatttttgtcTCTCTTTGAACTTTGTTTATTTTCGTTTTGTGAAATAAAATAACGTaactttggaaaaaaaaaaaacaattgaGTTTTGgtatttttactaaaaactcAGGTGATATGGCGTTGGTATCTTTAATCCTTCATTGCgttctctctcatatttattcttagttctacttataaaattaatggtgAGAAATCATACGTTACTTactcaattgttaaaaaaaaattgagaggatCTATTTCAGTTAAATCCAGAATACTTACATTAAAGaaaatgttttgttttaaaaaatcgTTGTATAACTTACAACGTGTATTAAACTATTAATTTGATTGTGTGTCGATggaataaatatattaaatattaatgttGGATAATTACTATATGTATATGTTTGATATGAACTTTTAATgtataaaaaacaaaacaagGAGGAGAAAATACAGCAAAGCATATACATCACAACCAAATGAATctattttatgaaaaaataactGGTAAAAACCTGGCCGGCACACATCCTTGCCCAAAAAGAATCAATAATTCAGGGTGCACGGCTAATTTGAAATCAATTATGTTACATATAGAGTAGGTCTAAAAATTGTATTTATtgaatatattatatttatacagactattaaattttattagataaaaattaaaggttaatataaaaaaagagtataaataaattttaataaatataaaatatcttagtatataaataaatattttaaatgacaATACTTTAAATAGTAatagaattttttattcttaaataattaaatataaaatatataaatacaaaaaatatgagtattctttattcattaaaattagttattatgcaaaaaaatgttataatattaaaaaattatattaaaataatattttaaattgtaataaaaatataaaataattaaaattttattttatattaattgacaaataattagattattatattcaaaatttattaactaactattttattaaaaatatatatataatacatgaaaatattaattttttcatctttttaatttattttagaaaaatagaataaataatataattttaaatacatgcttatcacattatatatttatttattagtaagatttaaattaatcaaacttacacaattaaaaatattaaaattgtataTAAAGGCAAAAATATTATCACATAAATACACtgtttttttatactttttccaaagtaatatatatatatatatatatattatactaTCTGAATTAAAATACAGATcagttattatatataattacacatatatatatatgaatttgtccaaaaaaaatagaaaaaataaattatattatttatttagttttttcaaaaaaatttaaaaaaaatattttcatgtattatatataattttttaaataaattttatttttataaatattttgataaaaaatatattatataataaaatattatataattaaccTAAATTTTCAGATAATCAACCTAAGTTAATCAAAACATGCATGAAGAATGGGAGAAAATTTAGGTTAATTAGGTGAGTACCACTCTTACTTTATATCAAAACATGTATAAAGATTTGGAGAACATTTAGGTGATGAATAATCTACCTCTTAGTTCAGTACATAAATTAcgataatattagaaaaataaaaaaagtcaaaattaatatttctaaataaattaaagtaaattatatctgttttttattaatttttttattaaatatttttgtataaattaatgaataatattacacgtttaaatttttttatgaactaaatttaactaaattaaacaataaaacttaaaataatgctatcgataaataatttttgttaatattaaaccaatttaataaaattagttagcaaaaaaaatttgaattcgTAGCATTATTCTACATACTTCAGTGCATACCTATTGAAACTAGGCAAATTCTCTGGTATGAATATTGAGAAACATCTATACCTATGAATTCTGATGTGTATGGAGAAGAGAGTGACGCGTAGAATAAATGCTCCTGCACTTCTGCTCTGTACGAGGGCCCGCATTCCAAAAAACCTGACAGCACAGTGACCCAAACAGAAAAGATCACGTGTTGTCGGAGGTTTATGTTAAAGATCAATGTTTGGTTAATGTGAATTTGGTGATTAAGATTTGAGAATGATTTTTGATAAATGGACTGAAGTTATTTGGGCTCATTTAGggttgtttattttttatgctGCATACTAATTGgacgaaagaaaaaaataatattgtatGAAGACATAAGCCATTACAAAATAAAGGAGAAGGAAATGACACACaccgaccaaaaaaaaaaaaaaaagaaatgacaCACTAATACAGTATTGTAACTAAGAAGTTACTCCTCCACCATAAGGACTAAAATGTTTCACTAATTTAtattgtaataatattttttatttttgaatcgGTGAcagttattttattattctaaaaaagaaataataattaacatgatacaaaaatatgtaattttttatttagcatatattatatgattagtaaaaaatataaataataattaaaatttaagatattaataaaaaaatatttgatgttactaataatattattataatagtaaaaataataataatatgaggtgtatatattattataatatatttaagttACTTTATTAAGTATGAAATggacttataaaataaaatttggattctctaaagtttgaattttattttagaaaataaaatataatttttttctatttaatttataggtaggactaaaaataaatatgagagaaaaatcattcaaaaataaaaaatcacacTTTATTATCCCtctaaaatacaaatttaaaatttagaaaatccaAATTCTATGAAATGTGTGATAATGCTAACCGTGTTGAGCTTATGAAATGTAtttgttctaatttttttgttgaatgGGTTTATAGGGCCAACTGCTCTTATTGTAATTTTTGGGTGAAAAATGTgacattttgtgttttttctttgTTGTAATGGGCTGGTGGGAGAGTGAGCTTAGTGGTGTTCAAAAACCTAGTATGCATATTCAAAAAGCTTCTTAAATTACaccaaaaaattaaagtttCCTAAATTCTTATTCTAATAAATCCCCACCACAAGAAAAACAGTAATTAAATAACATATACTTTaatctatttaattaaaaaaatatatcacgATCATTGTTATCTTTATGTATGTTagtaacaataatataaaacatatatttattaatatagtcaaattattactaaataaaatttattatgttaacaataaatatattacaATGATTAAAGTTACATAAcataaaatatgtatttattattaatatagtcaaattattcataaataaaattggTTACGTTAGCTATAAATATATTACGATGATTAAACTTacataatacaaaaaaatttaaatttctccAAAAGtatttagtaaaaaatttaacattCCTCATGTTTCCATAACAAATAAAGTaacttaaatatattataataatacatacacctcattttattattatttttattattataataatattattagtaacatcaaatatttttttattaatatcttaaattttaattattttttatattttttactaatCACATAATATAtgctaaataaaaaattacatttttttgTACCGTgttaattattatttctttttttagaacaataaaataactgtcatcaatttaaaaataaaaaatattattacaataTAAATTAATGAAACATTTTAGTCCTTATGGTGGAGGAGACTGTAACTTCTTAGTTACAATACTGTGTCAGTGTATCATTTCCTTCTCCTTTATTTTGTAATGGCTTATGTCTTCATACAATATAGTTTTTTTCTTTCGTCCAATTAGTATGCagcataaaaaataaacaaccCTAAATGAGCCCAAATAACTTCAGCCCATTTATCAAAAATCATTCTCAAATCTTAATCACCAAATTCACATTAACCAAACATTGATCTTTAACATAAACCTCCGACAACACGTAATCTTTTCTGTTTGGGTCATTGTGCTGCCAGGCTTTTCGGAATGCGGGCCCTCGTACAGAGCAGAAGTGCAGGAGCATTTGTTCTACGCGTCACTCTCTTCTCCATACACATCAGAATCCATAGGTATAGATGTTTCTCAATATCCATACCAGAGAATTTGCCTTGAAACTATTCTTTATATCTGAAAAGGAATATCCTCTCTTCCAATTTGATAATGTTAGTTTGTATAAAGCTTCTCTACTCAACTAAACATATAATATTTTCCGTAAGTAGGTGATATCCTAATACTCAATAAGAAAAGTATAGGGAAATAAGAAAAGTATAGGGAGTCAATGTTCTAAAATAAGTTTAAGACACACTTATTTAGCATTGTAAACTTGTAATTCAATTAGTAGCTAGTCTATCTTATCCTAATTaagttttagtataaataagtaCAAATATAAAGAGACACATCAATTACATGTGGCTGAAATATTTGTATCATAGTCAACCATTTAATTTCTGGAAGAGTCTGAAAAATAACTCATATTAAGAAATGAAAATGATATAGGTAGAAAAACAGAACCATCATTTTTCGTTATGCGAATAATttcaatattaattttaaaaataaaaaaacttgtTGACTTAAACAAAGAAGTACAGAACAAGAACCCTTGTGAATTGTGATTAcaaacaccaaaaaaaaaaaaatgaaggaaaGCCATGGATGCACCTCGCGtcctccttcttctccttcacCGCCATCTTTGCACATAGCCATGTATCCATGGTTCGCCATGGGACACCTCACTCCATGTCTCAACCTCTCCAACAAGCTAGCAAAGAGAGGCCACAGAATCTCCTTCTTCATCCCAAGAAGAACAATCTCAAAGCTTCAACACCTAAACCTTCACCCACACCTCATCACCTTCATCCCCATCAACGTTCCTCACGTTCACGGCCTTCCTCTTAATGCAGAAACCACATCAGACGTTCCCTTTGCTCTATTCACGCATATCGCCACCGCCATGGACCTCACTGAGAAGGACACAGAGCTTCTCCTCAAGGAACTAAACCCACAAATCATTCTCTTTGATTTCCAGCATTGGCTACCAAATTTGGCTCGAAGCTTAGGCATCAAGAGTGTCCAATACATGATAATTCATCCAATTTCGACTGCTTACCTCGGAGAAGGACCAAGAAAGAGATTAGAATTAACGGAGGAAGATCTCAAGAAACCGCCACCAGGGTTTCcttatgatgatgattattCCTTCAAGTTTTATACACATGAACTCCGGTTCTTAGTTGAATCAAGGAAAAACATCGAGTTTGGAAGCGGTGTTCGTTTATACGATCGGTTCTACATCGGTACAAAGCTGGCGGATGCAGTAGGATTCAAAGGTTGCAGACAAATCGATGGGCTTTATGCTGATTACATTGAAACTGTTTTTGGGAAGCCATGTTTGCTCTCAGGGCCTCTTTTGCCAGAGCCATCTGACATAGATTTGGACAAAAAATGGGAATCATGGCTTAATGGATTCAAACCTGGTTCCGTTGTTTATTGCGCTTACGGAAGTGAAGCCCCGTTGCAACAAAACCAGTTTCAAGAACTGTTACTTGGTCTTGAACAAACCGGTTTGCCGTTTCTTGCAGCACTTAAGCCACCGGTTGGGTTTGATTCCATTGAAGAAGCGTTACCAGAAGGGTTTAAAGAAAGAGTGGAAGAAAGAGGAGTTGTGTACGGTGGATGGGTTCAGCAACAATTGGTTTTGGAGCACCCTTCTGTTGGATGCTTCATAACACACTGTGGTTCAGCTTCCATAGCGGAGGCTCTTGTGAACACGTGTCAGATTGTGCTGTTGCCACGTTTGGGATCTGATCATATTATGAATGCAAGGATGATGAGTGGAAAATTAAAGGTTGGGGTTGAAGTGGAAAAAGGTGAAGATGATGGGTTTTTTAGCCGAGAGAGTGTGTACAAAGCTGTTAAGACAGTGATGGATGATGAGAGTGAAGTTGGAAGAAGGGTAAGGGAAAATCATACCAAAGTTAGAAACTTTTTACTAAGTGAAAATTTAGAGTCCTCTTGTGTTGATAGTTTCTGTCACAGGCTTAGAGATTTACTTTAAGATCTCACAAATTAacttaaataattttagttTGTGAATTCTATTGTCTTCATACTTAATTCTAATTCTATTGTGATGTagttcttttttgttttataataaaaaaatatgtagaCTTTTGTTAAGAACTTAAGAGAATAAAATGATTACATTTTAATAAGAGCAATGCTAGGAAGTCAGCAATATTTGTGATTGATAGCTATCAACTAGCCATTAAtaatgatttgatggtgtgagattggtgtgagatttcatccaatgactCACTTTTTTCTGCTGGTTATATGCTGGCCAAAATGCAATAAAATTGCTGGCCTCTAGGCTTTTCTTTTTAATAACAAAGTATTTTTATCATAAAGATTTAATGaagtaaaaataatatatactttAAAAAGTGAGATGATTgtagtttctttttctctctgtaataataatttaaattcttAACTTTGTTTCGCTaattcttaattgaaaaatattatttataaatgaGTATATATAGAAATGAATGATGGAATTAGCAAACATAAGAGAAATGAACAGTAGTAAGTGCCATGTGTGAAGTAATGCAAGAGGGTTGGTAACAATCTAAGCCAATGATTTTATTAAGGGTATGAATAGTAGTATAGTACTATTACCCATTATTTGGTAAAACTTAGAAATCTAGTTGACTCACTTTTTgcaattggttatgagttatataaaaattaaatgatcATATTTAAACAATTATTGATGAATTGCCTGAAAATTACAGTGGTTAACTGGTTATATCAGATTTGTTATGTTTTGAATGGGTACTTTTTCGGTTGGTGAAGCAGAATCTTTCCATTTTACTAATGATGCCTCAAATTTGCTATTCTCCTTACAAAGCAACTCGGATTCAGATAAAGTAATTTGTATGTAATGGTAAAGATATCTCTATTCAAAATCAAGGCTTTTCTATTTTAGTTGACAAAAATAATCTTGTTTCTTTTAAATTGTTGAATCTTCTACATGTGtctgaaataattcaaaatcttttaagcGTTTCAAGATTTGCCGAAGATAATCCTGTCTTTTGAGTTTTGGCCTAAACACTATATTGTTCGTGATCAAGATTCCAGGGACATTCTCCTACAAGGCAAATCTAACAATGAAATTTATGTCTTTGATTAGCTTACTATACCAAAATCTGTTTCTATAAAAATGATGATAAAGAAATGTTTGTTGTTTTCtgtaaattttaataattgtaattcttcattttcttttgtgAATTAAAGTACTTGTGCACAACAAAATGACAATAAACTATTTTAGCAGCCTCTTGTAATAAAGACCAAATTGTGAAATGCAATAATAGCAATTCTGACAAGAACactatttctttaatttcttgcaaatCTAACTTGAATTCTCTAAATTCCAAACGTATTTATAATTGTGTTCAATTTGTGAATTTAACTGATAAGCACCCATTGTGTCTTAATTCTGATTCTGCTATTTCTAAATACAATCATATTACTCCATCATGTTTAGAATCTGACTCTAGTACTCATTCTTTAAATCATTGCAaatctaaatttaattctcGTAATTCCGAAGCTATATACAATTGTGATCAGCAtgtaaatttcaataaattagCCAAAAATAATGGTAACATATTTTATTTAGCGTTT is a window encoding:
- the LOC130943752 gene encoding cyanidin 3-O-galactoside 2''-O-xylosyltransferase FGGT1-like, whose translation is MKESHGCTSRPPSSPSPPSLHIAMYPWFAMGHLTPCLNLSNKLAKRGHRISFFIPRRTISKLQHLNLHPHLITFIPINVPHVHGLPLNAETTSDVPFALFTHIATAMDLTEKDTELLLKELNPQIILFDFQHWLPNLARSLGIKSVQYMIIHPISTAYLGEGPRKRLELTEEDLKKPPPGFPYDDDYSFKFYTHELRFLVESRKNIEFGSGVRLYDRFYIGTKLADAVGFKGCRQIDGLYADYIETVFGKPCLLSGPLLPEPSDIDLDKKWESWLNGFKPGSVVYCAYGSEAPLQQNQFQELLLGLEQTGLPFLAALKPPVGFDSIEEALPEGFKERVEERGVVYGGWVQQQLVLEHPSVGCFITHCGSASIAEALVNTCQIVLLPRLGSDHIMNARMMSGKLKVGVEVEKGEDDGFFSRESVYKAVKTVMDDESEVGRRVRENHTKVRNFLLSENLESSCVDSFCHRLRDLL